The Rosa rugosa chromosome 1, drRosRugo1.1, whole genome shotgun sequence genomic sequence CATCACATTTCAGAAAACATGATGAAATTATTGTTGTGAGTTCCAATTATAATAAAACTTTTGCTAATTCTGACGAGAGATTGTtgtttgggtaaatgaattAGTAAAATCTAGATATAATTAAGTGTTTGATCTCATGGTTACACAGGGATGCCAGCTCGGCAAAAGATCAATGATGGCTGCAACTGATCTTGTAGCCGCTGTAAGCATATTACCTACTTACCCCTGAGAGCTAATTTTTAACTTTGTTGTAAAGCAATTACTTTGTGGTTGTTGAAGATGAAACAGATAGACATCACAGTTTGGTTGAACATCAATGTCCAATAACTTGCATTACacctaaaatttcagaaaaggCTTCAGCCAAAGACAGCCTAGTTTACTCATTGTATTTCTCAATCGCTTTTCATCGTTACAATGAAAGAATTGCAAAAATTGACCAAAGCTTTTGTTCTTTAATATTTTTTTGCAGGGTTTCTCTGGGATTACAGACATAGCTGGTGGGTATGCTGCTTGGACTCAAAATAGACTTCCAACAGAGTTGTGAAAGGGAAAGCTCGAGGCTGTTGAATCCTCACCTGGGAAACTTAAGGCCAAGAGAAACAAATCACAAATAAAGTGGCAATAGAGCCTTGGACAAGAAGCATGCATCCAGaacaaaatgaagaagaaacatACAAGGGTAATGCCTATTACTCTAATGCAATATCTGTAATTGCGTAGCTAGCTTAGTTAAAGAAGTTGGAGAATTGCATCAAATTTGCATGTATATATGTACTTTATGCGTGGAGTTCACAACTACTAACTGAAACCAGTTGTATTGAATTAATAAATTCAGTTGAGTAAGATTGGCATCTCAGATTGCTAACTGATGAAATAAAGTATGGGTGAAGCAACAGACGGTTTTGGTATATATACAACGTAACGATTTGTAATTCAAATGTCAtggttttgttttagttttcaaCCTTTTGTTTGAGTTCTTGGGACTCTGGCTTGCAAGGAGAGTGCGGAATGCTTCAATCTCAAGAATCCTTACATGCTTCTGGACTACAATATAATAGTCATCTTGAACTCATATGGCTCATCTATGTCCTAATCAGAACAAAAAATATGGTGAGGCACAAGTGGTGGGATCGAACTACGTGAAATTTAAGAGGACTTTCGTGGATAGATTGATAAGGTCCATTAAATCCGCCACTAGCACCTCTTTACATACCGGAGAACtagaaaaacaagaacaacaaacTCTGAAAAAGAAAGCCACTCTAAATAGAAAAGCCTAGAAAAAAGATTTTAGAATTATATAGAATCAGCCTGTACTACATTCCATCACCTAGATTGGTGTTTTTACAAATTATGATGTTTCTCAAACAAACATGAATGCATCATATATCCCAGATTTTGAAGATGAACTGATACCGTGCCAAGGCCTTGATCTCTGCATCAATCATGATCGATTCGACCAATTGTTGCGCGGAGGGAGAAAGATTCTAGCACTCGGTGGTAATTAAAGATTGTAGGTCTGAGAGAGTACTACTACTTAAGTCGAACACTCCCACCTGAAACCTATTTTTATCAGAGAAATAAATACAACTCCCTTTGCATCCTGGGAAATCTTTAGCATTAACAGAGAAGCCACAGTGATCACCACCCAAAACCACCAATATCCGATCACTCAAATCCGAAGCTTGCATCTCAACCCATTGCGCATTCAACTTATAGACCTTGAATTTGACGCCACTCTTGAGCAGATTCTCTACAACACACCAACCTTTTCTACAGTTTCTTTCAACTAAAAGTAGATCCCCGGATGATTCCACCAAACTTATCACCCTGTGTCTCACAATCGTGATTAGCACATAACGGAGAAGCAACCACAACCGTTGTCAACTTCAGGGAAGAATCAACCGCTACGGCTCTCCCACACGAGGTGACAGCATAGAACATTCCTTGATAGAAAATAACATCTTCATATCTACAGCATTGGTGATCGACTTCATAGACATTCACGTACCCTTCTTTGTCACGACCTAATTTCACATGGTATAACCCTTCATCGTAAATCAGCATGACATCAGGGGAGTCGAGATTCGTCGACGTGACGAACCTGTGCACTCCCACAAGCACATAAGCTTCTGCCAATTCGAATCCTCGAAAGTCTAATGAGTTCGTAACTTCGCCAGCTTGAGGTTCCCTAAGCACACCGAACCTCTGGTACGGACTGTACAGTTTAACCAACCAATCCCTTTTGACTTCTTAATTCGTGGGGATTTTCCATGGCGGGAGATACAAGATGATGGTAGACTGCGGTCTCATTCACGTGAAGGATTTGGTAGTTGTTGCCCCCCAAAATCTTGATGTTGACGAATTGGAGCTTCAAATCGACGGGAGGAATGGAGGACCGCCATGATCGGCAGACGGCACGAAATCGAGGGACATCGGATTGAGGCGCTTTCTGATGTCCTAAAAAAATTCTGTTGGGAGAGTAGCTGCCATGGTCTTTTGCTGCCTTagtttctctgtttttggtgaAGCAGAGTCTTTTATATCTATCAATTCCTATAAGCGCAAGGATTCCTATCTAGAAGTTGTTTCAAGTGACAGATTGCAAAAATTTTGATAcaatttttaataattttttagatgttttttattttaaagattcattaaaaaaattagatcgatatttttcattttcatcagTTTTAAAATAACTTAGAAATCATGATTTAAAGATAGGAAGAtcctaataaaaaaataagaacaagtaatttttgttaaaatgtgtGTTATAGTCCACGGTTTTGGGTGATTGAAACCATGGTctcggacaaaaaaaaaatttctttggaGAAAAGCTCGGTGGAAGGTTCACAGGGTTAAAAATACATATGACATCTTTTGGTGTGCTCATTCTCACTTGCATTAGTGTGGGCATGAGTGTGGGTGTGCATACCGTTAGCCTTATTAGACATGAACATCACTACCTCGCTTGCATGGACGGGGACCCACGGACATCGTTAGCCTCACTTGGTAGACATCCCACTGGATTTGTCATGCCTATCATTAACCTCAATTGCCATAAACATCGTTAATGTCACTTGATATCCCCGCCTTCAACCTCACTCGACAAAACAAAACTCGTGCATTAATCTAAGCATCCAAAACAAATGTGAAGGGTCTAGTGTAGTGCAATATATCTACAGAAGAAGTTACCTCCAACTAAATAGTTATATACTTTATGCGTGGAGTTCACACCTGACAACTACTAACTGAGACCAGTTGTAGAAAGCATTAACGCAATGAAGTTGGGCTGTGATGGGTACCTGTCTACCTGAGATGACTCTTCAACTAAGAAATCGGGTATGGGTGAAGATATTAAAGTACTAAACATAGGGTTTGTATTTTGAAATACGACACAACGCTTTCTAAGTCATGTGATTTTGTCAACTCCTTTGCATTTCAGTATGTTTATTTACGAGTTAATTGAGACTCTGGGTTGGTGAAAGCGTAGAACGCTTCAAACCCACACAGTGATGACAGAGCTGATGGTAGGAGAGCAGAGATATTCATCCCACCACGTTCTAAGTTTCTGACAAAGCACTATCTAAACAAAACATGGTGGTCACATTCTCTTCCTTTAAGACACCTACTCCTCCATTTTGGTCTATAACTGGAGGATCAACCACCTGAAACCTCAAACACCCCTTCAAGACTATGGGAACTTCCGGTAACTGGTTCAGAAGAATCCGAAAAAAGTTTGTGAGATCCTCCGACAGAGATATCATTGTCATCTATTCCAACACCAGCCCAAGCTCCCATGGAGAAGGAGCTGATTATGAAGTCCTCACTCGCGACGATCCTTCATCTACAATGTCTTCGTTCAGAACCAGAGAGAGAATTTTAACCAAGGAAGACATTGCAGCCATCAAGATCCAAGCATTTTTCAGAGGCCAACTTGTACATAACATAAACCCAACTGATTGGTTTTCTATGCAAAGCTCTTTATTAATGAAATAAGCGTTAGCAATGTTTGAACAAAAACTGAAACACCCTCTGGTTTGTGATCATCTGAAAAATTTGACAGGCAAGACAAGCATTTCGAGCACTCAAGAGCCTGGTGAAGCTGCAAGCACTGGTTAGAGGAGTGTGCGTGAGGAAACAGGCGAGAGTCGCTATGCAATGCATGCGTGCACTTGTCCAGTTGCAGGTCAAGGTTCGCGCACGGCAGCTCCTCAACGGGTATACTGATGCCAGATCCATCACAGCTTAACTATATTTATAGAGCAAGACCACACAAAGGTTTGGGAGCTAACAGAATTTTGTAATAAAGGGCTGTGTACTCCACAAAATTATTCTCCTATGAGcagtttttcaccaaaattgtCAGGCTCACTGAGATGATAAATGCGTTCAAAACTCCTGTAGTTTACTATCAATATGAACTCTGCTCATTGAAGAATGCATCCAGGAAGCAACTGCAATATACCATAAGATCTTGCATCAATTTGTTTACAATATTCTTTTGATAATGGCTCGGTAGTTTGCCACAATCAGTGGACTAATTAAACTAAGAAAACCCAGTCCGTAGAACACACAGAAAGTTCAAATTAAAATCTGTGTAGTTGCTTGGGAAAAACTGTACAATGGAAAATGCATGTCTTCACCCTTAGTTCAATTTAAAATCCATTTAACTGCTTGGGACATACATAAGTAGAGTTCTCTCATCCCCAATGATTAGTGATGGCCCCATCTCAGCGCTGAGAAAAATGACTTATCCTTGTGTCGGTCTTCACCCTCATTTCCCACCTGTTTTTAAATTATAATATGTAAATATGTTCAGGGGGGGCAGAAAAATTACAGTTGGGCAAGACAGTACCTCCTTGGCCAGATGTTGAAGAATTTCCACAATCTCAGAGAAGTCAGGTCTTTGAGTTGGGTCTTGCTGCCAGCATCTCTCAAGCACTTCTGCAAACTTTGGGTGAGTATTCTTTGGGATTGTAGGTCGTAATGCCTGACACCAATGCCAATATGAGTGATCCAAATTATTGGTTAAGAATGTAATTTGTGAGAAAATTATGCCAAATTGTACATGATGAGTACCTTTTGCACCACACCCACTGCTGCTTGTAATGGGGTCAAGGATGAGTAGGGGAGCTGAAAAATACAACATAAAGAATTTTTATGTCATTGAGAACTGCTGGATATTTGAAGTAGCCAGGGAAACACATCGATAAGCAAGGATCTTGCACACAAACACAATTCTCATTGCAAAGTAAAAGATCTTACTTCTCCTGTTAGAAGCTCCCACAACACTATACCAAAACTGAAAACATCTGCCTTGTGATCATACGGTTTGTGTTCAATGACCTTCATTAAGGAAGTAGTAATGATAATAATTAAAAACTGTAAAATGAGCTGGAAAATAGGTTATATGAAGCGCATAGCCGCATAATGACCCACCCAATTTAGTCAAGATAGCCCTAAATACACTTGGAATATACTCTGGGTTGACAGCCAACTCCACAATATTTTTTTAAACTATTGGTCACATAACTATAAATAAATTCTTCTAAAActtaaataataatttttactGCAATATTATTCGATAAGATAAAAGTCACTATCGAAGGAGATGCCTACCTCAGGAGCCATCCATCGGTATGTTCCGGTTTCAGCTGTCATCACTCCAGATTGTGCTTGGACTCTGGCAACCCCAAAATCAGCAACCTTAACAACCTGTACAAGCAGGATCTCAGACTTTATAGCAAACATGCTTAAGAGAGACCAGTTAATTGGTATATATAAGTGCTCTGTGAATTCAAAATCCTTATCAATTTAAAGGGAAAATATACTTTAGTTGACAGATAATCAATCACTGATGAAGAATCATGAAATGCACTTACTTCGTGTTCATCCATCAGAAGATTGGCAGTCTTAAGGTCTCTGTGGACTATATTATTTTGGTGCAAATAATTCATTCCCTTCGAAACATCAATTGCTACTTTGAGCAGAGACGGAAGCTTGAACACACCCTTTTGTTTATGCAGAAAGTCATATACACTTCCCCTGGACATAAACTCTGATAAAGCAGAAACATGAATACCAAAAGGAGTTAATCAGCAAACTGGATAAGGGTATGTATTCCATAAATTGAGAATCTGTAGGTGCTTTCAATCTCGTATATCATTACTTGACAGACAACTTATGTTCTTCCGATATGAATACAATAAAGATGAACATAGAGCACTCAACCATATCAATCATGATTTCCGAAAGGGTTCTGACATTCAGATTCCCCCTTTTCCCCAATTGAGGCCCTTTCTTCTTGTCTTCCTAAATGATTTTTATATCTTTTTATTACTTGAATTTGCAAATCTACTCTTTGCAAGAACAAGTATTTTcaaattattaataatttaatataCTCCCAAGTCAAAAGTTACAGGGATGATAAAGAAATACAACACATATAGAGATATGAAAATCATTGAAAAAAAGATGCGTGCAAGTAATACAAAGAAGACCGAAAATCAGTTTCTGAAATAATACAATAGTATACATGGGCACCATTAATATTAAAGAACACATACTAAGGACATACCGGTCACAATACATATGTTTGGAGGTTGTGTACATGCACCAATAAATTGCACAACATTCTTGTGCCGAATTTTCCTGCAATAATCATGATAGAAACAAGTTCAAAAAGTTCTGAATACATGAGAACTGCCACTAAAAATTATAAGCAGGTATTCAGATAAACCTCAAACCTCAGTATATAAACTTCCTGTGAAAAATCTCTCAGCATCTCTGCATTGACACGCTCAGGTTTTAAAACTTTGATGGCAACTTCCTGACTACAATATGTGCCTCTGTACCTGAAGAAGTTGGAAACAAAATGTCAAACGAGAACCTGCATAATCAAGCGCAGGATTCAAAATGCAACTTACAGATCACCGAATGATCCAGATCCAACTTTGTTCTCAAATTTCAGCTGCCTTGTGTCAATCTCCCATACATCTATACCATCAGTTGGTATTTGTAGGGCGTCGTGGGAAGACTCAATTTTTATTTGGTTATCCTCGCTAATTGCAGCAACTGGATACTGCTTTGACTCCTGCAGAGTATTAAGGGAATATCAGTAACTATAACAAATACATgtatcattttttattttttttgtgggGGTGGGACAAGGATTGAGAGGGAATTAGAATAGAGGAATAAGAATAAAACTACAATAGTGAAATAAAACCGACTTTGCAAGAGAACCATCACTACTTTcaatgatgaaattgaaaggtAGTGAGAAAATATGAAAACACACTGAAACATTTAATCAGCTGGGAAATCTGAACCCAAATTTCTAGATTGATACCATTCAGGTGGCACTCAACAGATTTACCAGAATGTATTAGAAATAAAAgctttctaataaaaaatgtaaaaaattataataatattaataacaTTTATATTGGGGAAGAAAAAAAGTGAAGTAGTTTCAGACTATGAAAAGAACAAGACTTTGAATTTTGTCCCAGATCACAAACTTAAAATTAATGAGGAGAAAACTTACCTTAAATTTTGAAATTTCCTTCTCCAACACCCTTTTAAGTTCTTCAGTTTCCTAAATGTTCCCAACATGCAAGAAGATTTTGTTCAATGACCAAGAAGTACTGAATCAAACCTCTATGAAAGTACGAAGGAAAGTACCAATTCATACCTCTAAGTGCCAACCATCAACTACGAAAACATCCAGAGAAAATCCATCAACAGTGGAAAAGGCATGAGCTTCTTGAATATTCAGTCCAATATCAGCAAGTAATGAAGTTAACTGGAAAAGTGATCACTAAAATCTTTTAGTTAGTAAGTAGTATggggagagacagagagaggagGAAGGGGGGGGGGGCGCATATCTTATAAATGAACAGGAACTCAGCACTATATGCAGTGTATGGTCTCATCCATTTACAAGAAATATAAGGTCAacaacctagcaccattcactAACCGTACCTCATGCAGTAAGATCATTTACTCTTAACTACCTGGTAGAGTTATAAACACATTACACTTTTTTTCAGAGGAATCTCGATTGTCTCTAGAAGTTCAGGTCAATCATGAATTGCTGACTGCATCCAACCAATAACATTTGATAAAAGAATTCTTATTGTCATAGTCCAAGAAGTAGTCTATCATAGATAAATTAATGAAACAAAtgtttacttcaaaaaaaaaaaaaattgaaacaaataAGTTTATTTTTTATAAGTAGGTGGAACAAGGTTCAGAAAAATATATCTCAGTACTCAACTTTGATCATCTAGTGTTAAACAACAGCTAACTTGCAGCATATTGGTTTTCTACATCCTAAACTCTTCTTAAACAAAATTCTAATTGCATATCCATCCAAAAAATAAGCACAGATATTAAACTGATGATGCACTGCAGTGAATTATAATTGTAGAATATAAGTTCAATGCATGCAGTAGACATACAGACGAGGACTACCTGACTAAGAAGTTTAGGCTTGTCAACTGTTGAAAAAGTGATCTCATGCATAGGCCTGCAccaattgccaaaaaaaaaaaaaaaaatttgacaccCACATTAGTAAATGGCCAATACTATTGTGCTCATGGTTAACAACCTCAAACTCTTTGCACTAGAAAACTTattaccaaagattgggctgaATATTCAAATCTTACCTAGAAACATAGGGTGTTATGCTCATTGCACTGTCTCCATCATCAACATGGGATCTATTGGCTAGAAGTGAAAGTGCCTCGAGATTAGGAGACGAACCAAAGGTAGGTGGTGGATGAATCCTGCTGACAGCATAGTTAAATGACCATCACAtaaaggataaaaaaaaaaaaaaagataaaaagaatGACAGAACCAGGCAATTAAATACAAAAGAAGCATAGATAGTAACTGATATAGTAAGCCATACCCTTGTCTGTTATAATTAAAAGAACTCTGTGCATCTTCTTTCATTGAAGAATCTGAATGGACCGAATCACCAGGAATCCCATTGTACACAGGATAAACCTGCATCAAAGAAAATCTACTCAGTAATAAGTACTTCTCCACCACTGCTTCACGTATTTGCATTAATACTTCAACTTCAAGACTACAAACATGCAATCCATGTAGGATGGTTGCCAAATCGACCGCAATCAAACCAAAATACATACAAACATGCATAcatgtacacacacacaaacaccgTGTTCAGTAAGCTCAACAGAGGTAAATCATAGTATCCAGTAATTGCATATGTACCCACCTGCACAGTGCGAACTTCAAAGGCGGGTTGGTAAGCAGGGTCCTCTGCAAGTTGCAGCAATCTCTTATGTGTAAGCACATCCTCTGCCCTCTCCACATTCACATCCAACGCGTATCTACATAGCACAACGCCAACCATGAtgacaacaaacaaacaaacagacaGGCAACAGAAACCACACAattcttcaaagcttcaaactttaattttcataactattgagttaaaaaaaaaaaaaaaaaaattactcacAGCTTGAACTAACAAAtaccgagaaaaaaaaaaagccggAGCTCAAAATTTTCGTCTTCAAACAATCATTAGTGTAACACATGGTACAAGTATCAGTAAGATTCCGACTTTGTTTTGGCTTTCCCACAGGGATTTCTCAAGAACCAAACAAACAATGCCAAAACGGAAAAGGCCAAAATCTCATGAAAACAGATAAAGCTAGGGTTTAAGCAGATACCGAGCAGGTAATCGATTGAAATGGAGCCAAAGCTGATCATCAAATCCAGGAAGACTGGCCTCCTCATAATTAAACTCCTGAATTCTCCTCAGCACCCCGTTGTAGACCTCGAGCTTCTGCCGCTGGTGGCGAGGCTGCGCCTGCGACGAGAACGCGGCGGCTCTGCTGCCGCAGCTCTCCAAGTCCTCGTCGATCGCCATTGCAGCTCTCCAGGTGAATCTGACTCTGGATTTGAAGCTAGTGATGGGGACAATATGCAGAGAGCAATAATGAGATTCGAGAATTTTGGGAGTGGAAAAATTTGACAAGAAGACAAGTGAAATTTTTTTAAGGAGAAAGAgagattctttcttttttctatgaTGATCATCTCTCTCATTTCTATTTTTTCAGGATCAGAGTCCACAAAAAAAACGTTGCTTTCCTAGCTTTTGCGACGGGGTCCACTCGATGCTGACTCATCGGATTAGCATTTAGGAAATTTGTCTTGTTAAACATAATTAAGGGGGATTAATGGGTGTTTGTTAGTCCGAAATGGCCTATTAGCTCAGCTGGTTAGAGCGTCGTGCTAATAACGCGAAGGTCGCAGGTTCGAGACCTGCATGGGCCATTTTGCTTTTATGCTTTTTTTATGCAACCAGTTAAACTACTTTGTAAGG encodes the following:
- the LOC133715799 gene encoding serine/threonine-protein kinase STY17 isoform X2, producing MAIDEDLESCGSRAAAFSSQAQPRHQRQKLEVYNGVLRRIQEFNYEEASLPGFDDQLWLHFNRLPARYALDVNVERAEDVLTHKRLLQLAEDPAYQPAFEVRTVQVYPVYNGIPGDSVHSDSSMKEDAQSSFNYNRQGIHPPPTFGSSPNLEALSLLANRSHVDDGDSAMSITPYVSRPMHEITFSTVDKPKLLSQLTSLLADIGLNIQEAHAFSTVDGFSLDVFVVDGWHLEETEELKRVLEKEISKFKESKQYPVAAISEDNQIKIESSHDALQIPTDGIDVWEIDTRQLKFENKVGSGSFGDLYRGTYCSQEVAIKVLKPERVNAEMLRDFSQEVYILRKIRHKNVVQFIGACTQPPNICIVTEFMSRGSVYDFLHKQKGVFKLPSLLKVAIDVSKGMNYLHQNNIVHRDLKTANLLMDEHEVVKVADFGVARVQAQSGVMTAETGTYRWMAPEVIEHKPYDHKADVFSFGIVLWELLTGELPYSSLTPLQAAVGVVQKALRPTIPKNTHPKFAEVLERCWQQDPTQRPDFSEIVEILQHLAKEVGNEGEDRHKDKSFFSALRWGHH
- the LOC133715812 gene encoding protein IQ-DOMAIN 20 — translated: MGTSGNWFRRIRKKFVRSSDRDIIVIYSNTSPSSHGEGADYEVLTRDDPSSTMSSFRTRERILTKEDIAAIKIQAFFRGQLARQAFRALKSLVKLQALVRGVCVRKQARVAMQCMRALVQLQVKVRARQLLNGYTDARSITA
- the LOC133715799 gene encoding serine/threonine-protein kinase STY17 isoform X1 gives rise to the protein MAIDEDLESCGSRAAAFSSQAQPRHQRQKLEVYNGVLRRIQEFNYEEASLPGFDDQLWLHFNRLPARYALDVNVERAEDVLTHKRLLQLAEDPAYQPAFEVRTVQVYPVYNGIPGDSVHSDSSMKEDAQSSFNYNRQGRIHPPPTFGSSPNLEALSLLANRSHVDDGDSAMSITPYVSRPMHEITFSTVDKPKLLSQLTSLLADIGLNIQEAHAFSTVDGFSLDVFVVDGWHLEETEELKRVLEKEISKFKESKQYPVAAISEDNQIKIESSHDALQIPTDGIDVWEIDTRQLKFENKVGSGSFGDLYRGTYCSQEVAIKVLKPERVNAEMLRDFSQEVYILRKIRHKNVVQFIGACTQPPNICIVTEFMSRGSVYDFLHKQKGVFKLPSLLKVAIDVSKGMNYLHQNNIVHRDLKTANLLMDEHEVVKVADFGVARVQAQSGVMTAETGTYRWMAPEVIEHKPYDHKADVFSFGIVLWELLTGELPYSSLTPLQAAVGVVQKALRPTIPKNTHPKFAEVLERCWQQDPTQRPDFSEIVEILQHLAKEVGNEGEDRHKDKSFFSALRWGHH